The Microscilla marina ATCC 23134 nucleotide sequence ATAGGGCAATATAGCTCTAAAAAAGTAGAGATTGCAAATGATAAATATTATGGAACAGTGGAAGTTTGTCAAGGATGCGACGGGGTAAAGCCAGTAGCAGGGCAAACTTATGTTGGCTTAAGCAACAACGAGATCCAGATAAGCGAAGGTAAAATTATGGGCAAACCTTTGCACGGAACAGCCAAACTATTTTTTAAAGAAAATAAAAAACCCTACCTCCAAGCCTCTTTCTTTGCTGGACAGTACCATCAACAATGTCAGGAATGGACCGAAGATGGAGAGTTTGTAATGAATGCGCACTACAAAAAAGGAGTAAAACACGGCAAAGTCGTGAATTATGTATTTGGCAGCATTGAAACAGAAGATGTGTATGACAATGGTCAGGTAGAAGCCACTACTTATTTTGACCCTGAAAGCAAAAAGCCCATCTCAAAAGTAAAAACCCTGAGCCAAAACGGGAATCAAAAGCGCTCTAAGGTAACATATTACGGGCTACTCAACACGCTGGAGGCAGAGCGTCAAGAAACTTGGCAGGGTGGTCAATTAATGGCAGCTTATTACGATGGCAGCTTTATTAATAAAAACCGAAAACCTACTGTAGAAGTAGTAGAAAAAGGTCAATATAAGATGAATCAAAAGGTAGGCACTTGGCACAAGTTGTATGACAACGGGGTAAAGGCTACTATTGAGTACGACCACGATAAAGTGAAAAGCGAAAAGTTTACTAAAGATGGCAAACCTTTTACTGGGGAAGTTATTTTTTCGGTGTATTTTCCAAAAAAGAAAAAAAATAGGGTACATGCCAAAATACAGGTAAAAAACGGCGTACGTGATGGCAAAACCACCTATATATGGGGCAAAAACGTCCGTAGTATTCAATATACTAATGGTAAAGTTGAAACAGCTAAAGACTTTTACACCTTTATGAAAGGGCAAACGGTAGCAAAAGAATATACTTTGAAAAAACAATGCGATGGACGAGGTAGAGGGTTGTATGTCGAGAAGGTACAGCTGACTAATAAGCATACGATTGTGTACTGCCATTACCGTAATATTATTTTGCCCACTGGCGCCGGACTTGCTACACCAGCACCAGGTAAAAAGGACGGGTTTACTATGATAGATACCCAAACCAAGAAGGTAAACAAATTACTGAAATCTTTCTTTATTCAAAATGATGAAACCCGACAACACGTATATTATGGCGAAATGATTCATTTTGTGTTAGTATTTGACAAAATACCCACTACCACCAAAACCGTAAGTTTTGTAGAAGGTGACGAAGCGTATGTGATTCAAAAAGATGGCTCTGATCTTTATAAGTGGGGGTGTTATGATTTAAAGTTGAAATAATTTTTGACGATTCTTTGTAAGAGGCAACCTTATTCAAGGTTGCTTTTTTATTAAGGTTTATTTAAAGTTGATGACAACTTGAGTGCTGCTTTGGCTAATGTTACCATCGTTGGAAGTTTTGATACATTAGAACCTATATATAATTGAACAAAAACGAAACTAATCCACAAAAAATAAAGTATGGGCTCGAAAGAATTGGACTTATTCCTAATTTTGTAATCGAATTAATTATATCTTGTTGTAGATAAACTTTCTACTCAACAGCATAAATCATTTTATATGGATTCAGGAAGAATAATTTACCTAAATGGAGAGTTTCTCCCCGAAAAGCAAGCCCGCATTTCGGTATACGATTCAGCTTTGATGTTTGGTGACATGGTGTTTGAGATGACCCGCTCATTCAACAAAAAACAATTCAAAATCCGCGAACACCTAGAGCGCCTGTATCGTTCTATGGACTACCTCCACATTAAAATTCCTCATACTATAGACGAATTAGAAAAGATATGCTACGAAGTACTTGACCGCAACGACAAAGTATTTGCCGAGCACGATGAGCACCGCTTGATGGTAAATATCAGCCGTGGACCGCTGTCTTTCTATTCTGAAATTTTTGATGGCAAAGTAGAGCCTACTGTAGTAATTACCGACTTCCCCTTCAAGTGGACAGTAGCCACTATGGGACCTTTGTTTGATACAGGGGTAAATGCCGCCATCCCTTCACAAAGAGCCATTCCTGCATCTTTGCAAGAGCCTAAAGTAAAAAACCGTAGCCGTATGTTTTACATGATGGCCAACATTGAAGTGTCTAACATGTCGGGCGACCGCAATTGGGCGTTATTGCTTGATCCAGATGGATTTATTACTGAAGGTACAGGTAGTAACTTCTTTATTATTAAAGACAATAAATTGATTTGCCCTGAGCCTCGTAACATTTTGCGTGGGGTAAGCATGGAGTATGTAATCAATGAGTTGGCTCCTGCTTTAGGACTAGAGCATGAGTACCGCAATATTGAGCCTTATGATGTAATGAACGCTGACGAAGCATTTTATACAGCGACTCCTTTTTGTATGGTGCCTTGTACTTCTATCAATAATTACAAGATTGGCGATGGTAAAGTAGGGCCAATTTATACTAAATTGATTACTAAATGGGGTGAAAATGTAGGGGTAGACATTATTAAACAAATTAAAGATTATGGCGAAGAAGTAAGCGACTTGCGCGCCAAGCAAAAAACAATGCCAAGCACTTATCAATTTGTGAAGTAGTTATACAAAAAAAAATTAGAGTAATTTTTGAGCCCGCGAATTTCGCGGGTTTTTTTATGCCTGTTTTTGAGGAAAGCAAGATAGGTGTAATAAAGCATAGGTTTTTTAACTATTTATTTCAAGTCACTTTTTCTCGATAACCAACCTGCTAATTGTATTTAATGAAGAGGTTTTTTTAGCTAATATATACCTGTTAACTCAGCTTGAAAATACCTAAAAAACTAGTTCAAACCTTGTTTTTTTATACTTTCAGGCTTGTTTTTGAAACCAAATAATATGCTTTACATCATTTAAATCAGATTTAAATAAGAAATTTTTTTTACTGTTTTAACCGATAAATGTTTGGTTTATGAAACAAAATAGCTATAATTGCGCTATAATTAGAAAATTATGTGGAACAGAAATAAAAATATAGGATAGTTCAGTGAGAAAATTCAGTCTTACATATTGTATGAAAGAAGCACCAGTTTTGGTGCCACACTCACAAAAAGTTAATATTGACTTTTTAGCGAAGGGTACGGGTATACCTCTACATCCTATCTGGATTGATATATAATTATTCCAAGATATAAAGGTAGCCCGAACCCAACAAGGTTCGGGTTTTTTTGTGCCTTTTTTTGCCAAATCCGCAAATAACACACCGCCGTGAACACCCGCAAGGGGAAAGAAATAACACTAAATTCAAGTATTTCACACAATTTAAATAACACATAACAAAAATGTTTAGCCTATTTACCACCTCCAAAAAGGGGCAGCCTAGTGTGGTGAAAAAGCCCAGTAAACCTAGGTTTGCTGCCAGATTAATAATTGTAAAACGACATGCCGACTGGTGTGCCGCAAGTAAGGTGATGACTCCGGTTTTCAATGATTTGAAAAATCGTTTCGACGGTAGAGAAGTGTTGTTCGTGGACTTTAATTACACCAATAATACCTCCCGTTATCAGTCTGACCTTTTGGCTACTGCCCTCGGAGTTGACCGCAGTGTTAAAAAGCATGCGGGCACTGGGTTTATCTTGTTGATAGACGCCGAGACCAAGCAGGTAATCGAGAAATTTACTCGTAGACAATCGTTCGAAGAAATGGTAAACTTAGTAAAAGACAGACTTTTAGAGAGTTTGGAGCGGGAAAAAATGATTGCCCAACTACAAAAAGAAGCTGGCAAAGGCAAATAACCTTTTGTGGTTTCGTTGGGCAACAGGTGTACACAACCCTGCATGGGGTTGTGGTTTTCCCCAACAAACACCCCTTTAAAATTTAAACAAATTTATTAGATGAAAACGTGTAGCGTCGAAACCCATTCGGCGAAAAAAGGACTTGATTGTCCAGGCTATGAATGGGTTTATTTATATCGTATAAATACGATATTTTAGATTTGTTTATTCACCTATCACAGGTGGAGCAAAAACCGCATAGGTACTTCATTAAAACCTGAGCAATAGGGTAATGCTCTGTTGCTCATAAACCTAAAATAACAATGACAAAATCAAAAATGATATTACGGAATGTTACTGTATTCAGTAGTAACAATTTTATACTCCTGAAGGAGTTTGGTTCTTTTCTTTATTCTAATACTTCATGAAGCTTTGAGCGACTTGACTATAGTTTGCCTGACAAATATAAATAGGGTAAGTTATTGAAAAACAGTTGTTTAATACCTAAAAAAAACACTTGGTCGCTTGAAGCTTTGTCATTGAAAACTCTTATAGTGATGAGTTCTCGACTAAAAAAAGCGGACTTGACAAAGCCTCGCAAAACATTGGAGGCTTTGTTCCGCAAAAAGCTTAAACCAGAAAATTTAGAAGAAAATTCGCCTTATAAAGCCGTAGGGCAATTGATCCGTGGTGACTGGCAACGCACACGCCACGAGAAAAAAGCATTTTATCATTTTTTAGATAACATAGCCCGACGTAAGGGGTATGAGATTTACCGTGAAGCTGAGGCTTTGCTCGCCGTATTTGGTCAGGCAAGCCAATGGTTGCGTTTGCCCAAAGGCTGGATGCCTACCCAAACTGAAGATACCCAAACGGTATTTTCTGATTTGGTACATTACCTATTTGCACAGTATGAGGTACCCCAGTTTATGGACAATGCCTGGCACAAAGGCAATGTGGTACATATCGACTGGTTTATACATTTGGGCAAAGGGCAAAATATCAGGACTGCCCCTAATATGTATGCACATTTGACTAAAAAAATGGCGCATCATTTTTTGCAGGCACCCGCAGATTATACCATCGAAGAAGCCTTGACATACGGACAAGTAACTGCCTTAGGGGGCGATGATTTGTTGATTAAACAATTGCTGAACAGCCCATTGTTGGGTATATGCCAAGACCAAGGTTTTTGGTTGTCGCTATTACAATTCTTCCTGAACAACAAAGAGCTGGCTCAAGATAACCACATAAAAAATATAGTGGAGTTTATCAACATCAAACGAATGACTGATGTGGTAGTAGATGATTATGGACAACTTACAGGCAAAGTAGGCAGACCTTATTTGCTTAAGCAAAAAACGGCTGTTTCGATGATGCGAGAGGTAAGGGTTTGGCAACAAAAAATGGCGAATAGTTATAGCTATGACCAGCTCACTACTTGGGCACCTGTCAAGGTGAATAATTTCTTGAAAAAAGGCAATGGTATCACTTATCGCATTATGCAACTGACCAACAATTTTGCGCTCTTGCGTGAAGGCGAAAAAAATGAGACATTGTGTGGGCAGTTATATGCATCGATGCCAAATAGGTGATGTATCTATTTGGGCATTGACCGCTACTTCGGGTTCTTCAGTAAAACCACTATTAACGATAGAACTCAAGCAGAACAATACCATTGCACAAGTAAGGGGAAAGGTAAACAGAATGCCTGACCTGGAAGAAGCTAAGTTGATAAAACAATGGGCTACCCGTGAACAACTTAAGGTAGCACAGCATTGTGAGATTAGTGATTAATTAATTGTTTAAATAACTGATAATGAGGATTATATTTAAATATTTAGCGATATGCGAAACCATATTTTAGATGGCTTAGAAGATAGCGATCCTCTTGCTGAGAAAGCTATTTTCTTTCCTCTCCCTTCCTGAAAAAGCCAAAGAAGTAAGCTTGTTTGGGTAGGGTAAGACGACCAATGCTATTGTAGCATACCTTCATAACAAAACAATTACTTCTTGTATTGGGGTGGGTAAAATATACCTGCCCACAATTTGGCAATCATGAATAGACGACACTGTTCAAAATCTCACCGCAAAAACCGTAAATCACTCAAGATAGAGAAGAAAAAGCGGTTTCATAAAAAGCAAAACAAAAAATATCTCAAAAAATTAGTGTGGTCGGCTTATGCCAACACCATCAATGGTTTGCACCAACTTTATCATCAAGAAGTCAAGGCAGAAAATGCGTCTTTGTTGTTGCAAGGTATAGGAGATGTTTTACAGAATAACCAGCAGTTGGAGGGAGGAAAACGCATCAAGTTTTTAAACTTCTTAAAACAAGTTTTACGACCTGAAACCCTCCCGCTTTTGTATGCTCCTACTGCCTTATACAACACCTTTCGCTTTCGCAAATACTGGCTCAATACTCTAGAGAGTTGGCAACCTGTCAAGCACTGGAACCCTACCCATAAAAGCGGGGGTTTTGAGGTGTATGAGGCAATGCTGAAAGATTTATTACAACATTTGTTTGTGAAGTATGCGATGCCTGAGTTTATGTATCCAGTCTGGCAAGCCCAACATTCTACCCATTTATGGTGGTTTGTTCACTTGGGCAAAGGGGGCAGTATTAAAGATGTGCGTTCATTGCCTTTTAAGCTGAATAGTAAAATGGCGCATTATTTTACCCAAGCCCCCAGACACTACTCAGTAGAAAAAGCTTTGCTGTATGGGCAAGTAGGTGCACTAGGTGGCACTGAGGCTTTTTTTGAACAATGGTATGCTGCCCACTGGAAACGGATTTATAAAGACCCCCTGTTTTTTAGGCAAGTTATACAGTTTTTTGCCCGCTATCCTGAGCTCACCAATAACCGAGAAGTAGCACAGGTCATTAGTTTTATCAATGCTCACAAATACGATGGACAAAAAATATACACCAGAGCTAAGGGCATTGTACATGAGCCACCTGTTGCCCCAAGTTTTAGCCTCAAGGGGAGGACTGACCAATCAATCATGCGATTGGTAGACGAGTGGTTGAGTTCGCCTAGAGTATTGAGTAGTGTGTTTGATGATTCGTTACTTACCTGGACTCCAGACCCTACCAGCGACTTTGAATATTGGGATGCTGAAAAACAGGTATTGTACAAAATCTCGCAATTGATTAACAACTATGAGCTATGGCTAGAGGGCAAAGTTATGATGCATTGTGTAGGTACCTATACCCACAAATGCATGGGGGGCTATAGTACCATTTGGACAATGACCAAGGTAAATGCTCAGGGCAAAGAGGAGAAGTGTGTGACTATTGAGATGGGCAAAAAATGGAGAGTTTGCGAAATAAAGGGCAAGCGAAACCGTGAACCTAAGCCACAAGAGGTGGAAGTGGTAAAGCAATGGGTAAATAAAGAAAATCTGGCTTTGTCGATTGATTATTTATAGTAGTTAGTCATCACAGAGTTTAGTCATTTAACCATCCCCCCCTGTTTAACTCCGTTGAGAGATTACTGTATGTCGTCTTATTTGGGCAGTGGTGTATCAGGACACTGTTCTATTTGGTGTTTGTTAATAAGTACAATTACTCTAGGAGTAAATGATAGTACAAGCAAGAGGGATATATAGCTATATGCTTGACCATAAAGAGACGGGTATGCTGAATGCTTGAGCAGATGCTCAAGGTTTGATTTATGATGTGTGTTGATACATTGTAAACCTAAAAATCGTGTGTGAAATGTAAGCTTAAGAAAAGTAAGCTAATTTGGAACAGGTACGTGAGGTTTCGCGCTATCTATTTTTTTTGTGTAGAAAACTGAAGTAACTTTAATCATCAAATTTTTGAACTTATTATGAAATCTTAACATTATGAATCCTACTGTATTAATTACAGGTGCGTCGAGTGGTATTGGAGCTGCTTTGGCGTATGTTTTTGCTGCTAAAGGCTACAATACGGTGTTGGTGGCACGTCGCGAAGACAAGCTCAAGGCCATTGCCGAAGATATAGAACATCGGTTTGAAACCAAAGCATGGGTGAAACCACAAGACTTAAGTGTAGCAAATGCCGCCCAAACACTTTATGAGCAACTCATCGAGAAAGACATTCATATCAATGTATTGATAAATAATGCAGGTTTGGGCAATATAGGTAAACTTGCTGAACAAACTACTGCCAATAGT carries:
- a CDS encoding TlpA family protein disulfide reductase, yielding MFSLFTTSKKGQPSVVKKPSKPRFAARLIIVKRHADWCAASKVMTPVFNDLKNRFDGREVLFVDFNYTNNTSRYQSDLLATALGVDRSVKKHAGTGFILLIDAETKQVIEKFTRRQSFEEMVNLVKDRLLESLEREKMIAQLQKEAGKGK
- a CDS encoding aminotransferase class IV encodes the protein MDSGRIIYLNGEFLPEKQARISVYDSALMFGDMVFEMTRSFNKKQFKIREHLERLYRSMDYLHIKIPHTIDELEKICYEVLDRNDKVFAEHDEHRLMVNISRGPLSFYSEIFDGKVEPTVVITDFPFKWTVATMGPLFDTGVNAAIPSQRAIPASLQEPKVKNRSRMFYMMANIEVSNMSGDRNWALLLDPDGFITEGTGSNFFIIKDNKLICPEPRNILRGVSMEYVINELAPALGLEHEYRNIEPYDVMNADEAFYTATPFCMVPCTSINNYKIGDGKVGPIYTKLITKWGENVGVDIIKQIKDYGEEVSDLRAKQKTMPSTYQFVK
- a CDS encoding PcfJ domain-containing protein, which produces MNRRHCSKSHRKNRKSLKIEKKKRFHKKQNKKYLKKLVWSAYANTINGLHQLYHQEVKAENASLLLQGIGDVLQNNQQLEGGKRIKFLNFLKQVLRPETLPLLYAPTALYNTFRFRKYWLNTLESWQPVKHWNPTHKSGGFEVYEAMLKDLLQHLFVKYAMPEFMYPVWQAQHSTHLWWFVHLGKGGSIKDVRSLPFKLNSKMAHYFTQAPRHYSVEKALLYGQVGALGGTEAFFEQWYAAHWKRIYKDPLFFRQVIQFFARYPELTNNREVAQVISFINAHKYDGQKIYTRAKGIVHEPPVAPSFSLKGRTDQSIMRLVDEWLSSPRVLSSVFDDSLLTWTPDPTSDFEYWDAEKQVLYKISQLINNYELWLEGKVMMHCVGTYTHKCMGGYSTIWTMTKVNAQGKEEKCVTIEMGKKWRVCEIKGKRNREPKPQEVEVVKQWVNKENLALSIDYL